In the Malus domestica chromosome 16, GDT2T_hap1 genome, one interval contains:
- the LOC139193132 gene encoding uncharacterized protein, with translation MLDLGASINVMPYSVYASMNLGELKQDGVVTQLANRSNAYPKGVLEDVLVQVDHLIFPADFYVLDMEDAAHSPPSSILLGRPFMKTAQTKIDVAKGALTMAFSGDMIHFKIPESNVNLTDVRSCFAIDILRTKYARRCIFEAFGAVSGLDG, from the exons atgctagatctaggtgcatcaattaatgtcatgccatattctgtttatgcatctatgaatctaggagagcttaaacagGATGGTGTTGTTACTCAACTAGCTAATCGATCTAATGCTTACCCAAAAGGAGTTTTAGAGGATGTTTTGGTGCAagtagaccatttgatttttcctgcagatttctatgtgcttgacatggaggatgcagcccactctccaccatcatcaatcttacttggacgacctttcatgaaaacagctcaaaccaagattgatgtggccaagggagcaTTAACAATGGCATTTAGTGGTGATATGATTCACTTTAAAATTCCTGAATCTAATGTGAATCTTactgatgttcgttcttgttttgccaTTGAT attctaaggacaaagtatgcaagaagatgcatttttgaGGCATTTGGAGCAGTTTCGGGTTTggatggatag